One stretch of Streptomyces sp. NBC_00443 DNA includes these proteins:
- a CDS encoding DUF5988 family protein, with product MNDTSKVFLEGGPEDLPERIVGSPSPGPDVKIKLRGGYEHFRPTSRQEDTPGGALPVYEWWERTEIAE from the coding sequence ATGAACGACACGTCGAAAGTGTTCCTCGAGGGCGGCCCCGAGGATCTTCCCGAGCGGATCGTCGGGTCCCCGTCCCCCGGTCCGGATGTGAAGATCAAGCTCCGCGGTGGATACGAGCACTTCAGGCCGACCTCGCGACAGGAGGACACCCCGGGGGGCGCGCTGCCGGTCTACGAGTGGTGGGAGCGGACGGAGATCGCCGAGTAG
- a CDS encoding GNAT family N-acetyltransferase, whose translation MTTDAPAGTPRTAHTADLTPAELSAIRALLDDAFDGDFSDEDFEHGLGGMHALVQDDAGRIAAHGSVIMRRVRYRDRWLRVGYVEAVAVRAEARRAGLGGRVMAELERVIDRAYDAGMLSASDEGAALYAARGWEVWRGRVCALGPKGVVHLPDEEGTTFIRPALAGALDPAYELVFDWRDGDVL comes from the coding sequence ATGACCACCGACGCACCGGCGGGCACGCCGCGCACCGCGCACACCGCCGACCTCACCCCCGCCGAACTGAGCGCGATCCGCGCCCTGTTGGACGACGCCTTCGACGGGGACTTCTCCGACGAGGACTTCGAGCACGGGCTCGGCGGTATGCATGCCCTCGTCCAGGACGACGCCGGACGGATCGCCGCGCACGGTTCGGTGATCATGCGGCGGGTGCGGTACCGGGACCGGTGGCTGCGGGTCGGGTACGTCGAGGCGGTCGCCGTGCGGGCCGAGGCGCGGCGGGCCGGGCTCGGGGGCCGGGTGATGGCGGAGCTGGAGCGGGTGATCGACCGGGCGTACGACGCGGGGATGCTGTCCGCGAGCGACGAGGGGGCCGCGCTGTACGCCGCTCGCGGCTGGGAGGTGTGGCGCGGGCGGGTCTGCGCGCTGGGGCCAAAGGGCGTCGTGCATCTGCCGGACGAGGAAGGCACGACCTTCATAAGGCCCGCTCTCGCCGGTGCGCTCGACCCCGCGTACGAGCTGGTCTTCGACTGGCGGGACGGGGACGTGCTCTGA
- the ureA gene encoding urease subunit gamma: MRLTPTERDRLLLFGAAELARARRARGLRLNVPEATALIADTVCEAARDGARLAEAIGRARSVLGPDDVLPGVADVVTEVHVEAVFDDGSRLAVVSDPIGGGGLADRGPGALLPGPEHAEPEAVLRVIVTNTATVPVSVTSHFHFFEANPRLDFDRGAAYGMRLAVPAGSSTRFGPGESVEVGLVPIGGERIAIGFAGLVDGALDAPGAREEALRRAAACGYLGVSETPDQEQEVER, encoded by the coding sequence GTGAGACTGACCCCGACGGAACGTGACCGGCTGCTGCTCTTCGGAGCCGCCGAACTGGCCCGGGCCCGCCGGGCCCGAGGGCTCAGGCTGAACGTGCCCGAGGCGACCGCGCTCATCGCGGACACCGTCTGCGAGGCCGCCCGGGACGGGGCCCGGCTCGCCGAGGCGATCGGGCGTGCCCGGTCCGTGCTCGGGCCGGACGACGTGCTGCCGGGCGTGGCGGACGTCGTCACCGAGGTGCATGTCGAGGCCGTCTTCGACGACGGCTCGCGGCTGGCGGTCGTGTCCGACCCCATCGGTGGCGGCGGTCTCGCGGACCGGGGCCCGGGTGCGCTGCTGCCGGGGCCAGAGCACGCCGAGCCCGAGGCGGTCCTGCGGGTGATCGTGACGAACACCGCCACCGTGCCGGTCTCCGTCACCTCCCACTTCCACTTCTTCGAGGCCAATCCGCGCCTCGACTTCGACCGCGGCGCGGCCTACGGCATGCGGCTCGCCGTTCCGGCCGGGTCGTCGACGCGCTTCGGGCCGGGGGAGAGCGTCGAGGTCGGGCTGGTCCCGATCGGCGGCGAGCGGATCGCGATCGGGTTCGCGGGGCTCGTCGACGGGGCGCTGGACGCGCCGGGCGCCCGCGAGGAGGCGCTGCGCCGCGCCGCCGCTTGCGGCTATCTCGGCGTATCGGAAACACCTGATCAGGAGCAGGAGGTCGAGCGATGA
- a CDS encoding PucR family transcriptional regulator encodes MRENARVTPEFKDHKDHKDDYQELVDEISELLGAPATLENRDFELIAFGAYDSEGDLDASALDPVRTRSILTRRSTAAVRTWFEGFGITRATGPVRIPPTPEAGVYRGRVCLPVRHRGVVLGYVWLLDDDPGPTDQQLSAAMEVTARIGALLADEAQHGADLSRELRAALTAERGWQGDQALAALRTALGPRGEGTHTVVCVAPWPSADPDDAPSVRTVPHATALCTVPWDGGTSHGLKAAGESGQSLAILVRLRSPEVRTPAQAAASRLLKEGAAQAAAGIGAPRSGLADLAATWQEASAAARAALAEPRLGPVAEWAHIGPYRLLTSLPPEAARDPAIAQLLSPAHHELARTAEIYLDRAGQAGRTAAELGIHRQTLYYRLSRVEQLTGLDLDDGEDRLLLHMVLKGARL; translated from the coding sequence ATGCGGGAGAATGCCCGGGTGACGCCGGAATTCAAGGACCACAAGGACCACAAGGACGACTACCAGGAGCTGGTCGACGAGATCTCCGAGCTGTTGGGTGCGCCCGCCACGCTGGAGAACCGCGACTTCGAGCTGATCGCCTTCGGTGCGTACGACAGTGAGGGCGATCTCGACGCGTCCGCCCTGGATCCCGTCCGCACCCGCTCGATCCTGACGCGGCGTTCCACGGCGGCGGTGCGGACGTGGTTCGAGGGATTCGGCATCACCCGGGCGACGGGCCCGGTACGCATCCCGCCCACCCCGGAGGCGGGCGTCTACCGGGGACGCGTCTGCCTCCCGGTACGCCATCGGGGGGTGGTCCTGGGTTACGTCTGGCTCCTGGACGACGATCCGGGCCCCACGGACCAGCAGCTGTCGGCCGCCATGGAGGTGACCGCCCGGATCGGCGCCCTGCTCGCCGACGAGGCGCAGCACGGGGCGGATCTGAGCCGGGAACTGCGGGCCGCGCTGACCGCGGAGCGGGGCTGGCAGGGGGACCAGGCGCTGGCGGCCCTGCGCACGGCGCTCGGCCCGCGGGGCGAGGGCACGCACACCGTGGTCTGCGTCGCCCCGTGGCCGTCCGCCGACCCCGACGACGCCCCGTCCGTCCGTACGGTGCCGCACGCGACGGCGCTGTGCACGGTGCCGTGGGACGGGGGCACCTCCCACGGCCTCAAGGCGGCGGGGGAGAGCGGCCAGAGCCTCGCCATCCTCGTCCGGCTGCGCTCGCCGGAGGTGCGGACGCCGGCCCAGGCTGCGGCGTCCCGGCTGCTCAAGGAGGGCGCGGCACAGGCAGCCGCGGGCATCGGCGCACCCCGCTCCGGCCTCGCCGACCTCGCCGCCACCTGGCAGGAGGCGTCGGCCGCGGCCCGCGCCGCCCTGGCCGAACCCCGCCTCGGCCCGGTCGCCGAGTGGGCGCACATCGGCCCGTACCGCCTGCTGACGTCCCTCCCCCCGGAGGCCGCCCGGGACCCCGCAATCGCCCAGCTCCTCTCCCCCGCCCACCACGAACTCGCCCGCACCGCCGAGATCTACCTCGACCGCGCGGGCCAGGCCGGCCGCACCGCCGCCGAACTCGGCATCCACCGCCAGACGCTGTACTACCGCCTCTCCCGCGTCGAACAGCTCACGGGCCTGGACCTGGACGACGGGGAGGACCGACTGCTGCTGCACATGGTGCTGAAGGGCGCACGCCTGTAG
- a CDS encoding proline dehydrogenase family protein, whose amino-acid sequence MLGPVILAASRSDRMRRLISAAPVTKQVVDRFIPGETVHEVVPIIEELTGNGLELTMDVVGEDITRPDQAEAARDAYLALVDRIKDLELGERVEMSVKLSMFGQALEGGHELALANVRPVVEAAAAIGTTVTLDAEDHTTLDSMFAIHEELRKDFPQTGCVIQAYLFRTEADARWLAANGSRVRLVKGAYKEPAEVAYQQKQEIDKAYVRILKVLMEGAGYPMIGSHDPRLISIAQELARRAGRKLDEYEFQMLYGIRSDEHLRLAAEGHRMRVYTAYGTDWYGYFMRRLAEKPANLRFFVRSMISKG is encoded by the coding sequence GTGCTGGGTCCCGTGATTCTCGCCGCGTCGCGCAGCGACCGGATGCGACGCCTGATCTCGGCGGCCCCGGTGACGAAACAGGTCGTCGACCGGTTCATCCCCGGCGAGACCGTCCACGAGGTCGTGCCGATCATCGAGGAGCTCACCGGCAATGGCCTGGAGCTGACGATGGACGTCGTCGGCGAGGACATCACCCGCCCCGACCAGGCCGAGGCCGCGCGGGACGCCTACCTGGCGCTCGTCGACCGGATCAAGGACCTGGAGCTCGGCGAGCGCGTCGAGATGTCCGTCAAGCTGTCCATGTTCGGCCAGGCGCTGGAGGGCGGACACGAGCTCGCGCTCGCCAACGTCCGCCCGGTCGTCGAGGCCGCCGCCGCCATCGGTACGACGGTCACGCTCGACGCGGAGGACCACACCACCCTCGACTCGATGTTCGCCATCCACGAGGAGCTGCGGAAGGACTTCCCGCAGACCGGCTGCGTCATCCAGGCCTACCTCTTCCGCACCGAGGCCGACGCCCGCTGGCTCGCCGCGAACGGCAGCCGCGTGCGGCTCGTCAAGGGCGCCTACAAGGAGCCCGCCGAGGTCGCCTACCAGCAGAAGCAGGAGATCGACAAGGCGTACGTCCGGATCCTCAAGGTTCTGATGGAGGGCGCCGGGTACCCGATGATCGGGTCCCACGATCCGCGTCTGATCTCCATCGCCCAGGAGCTCGCGCGGCGCGCCGGGCGCAAGCTGGACGAGTACGAGTTCCAGATGCTGTACGGGATCCGCAGCGACGAGCATCTGCGGCTGGCCGCGGAGGGCCACCGCATGCGCGTCTACACCGCCTACGGCACCGACTGGTACGGCTATTTCATGCGGCGGCTCGCGGAGAAGCCGGCGAACCTGCGCTTCTTCGTCCGCTCGATGATCAGCAAAGGGTGA
- a CDS encoding 3-isopropylmalate dehydrogenase → MSRSLNLAVIPGDGIGQEVVAEGLKVLSAVLPQDVKLETKDYDFGARRYHATGETLTDADLDALKKHDAILLGAIGDPGVPSGVLERGFLLKLRFAFDHHVNLRPSKLLPGVATPLAGQPEIDFVVVREGTEGPYTGNGGTIRKGTEHEVATEVSVNTAFGVERVVRDAFARAQSRPRKKLALIHKNNVLTFAGHLWTNIFNKVAEEFPEVTTEYMHVDAATIYLVTQPERFDVIVTDNLFGDIITDLAAAVSGGIGVAASGNINPSGDFPSMFEPVHGSAPDIAGQGKADPTATVLSVALLLRHLGYDAEAARIDEAVSADLAERTGKPARSTSEIGDALAVRVAG, encoded by the coding sequence ATGTCTCGCAGCCTCAATCTCGCAGTGATTCCCGGTGACGGCATCGGCCAGGAGGTCGTGGCCGAAGGCCTGAAGGTCCTCTCCGCCGTCCTTCCGCAGGATGTGAAGCTGGAGACCAAGGATTACGACTTCGGTGCCAGGCGCTACCACGCCACGGGTGAGACCCTCACCGACGCCGACCTCGACGCCCTGAAGAAGCACGACGCGATCCTGCTCGGCGCGATCGGTGACCCGGGCGTGCCGTCGGGCGTCCTGGAGCGCGGCTTCCTGCTGAAGCTCCGCTTCGCCTTCGACCACCACGTCAACCTGCGTCCGTCGAAGCTCCTTCCGGGTGTCGCCACCCCGCTCGCCGGCCAGCCCGAGATCGACTTCGTCGTGGTCCGCGAGGGCACCGAGGGCCCGTACACCGGCAACGGCGGCACCATCCGCAAGGGCACCGAGCACGAGGTCGCCACCGAGGTCTCCGTGAACACGGCCTTCGGTGTCGAGCGCGTGGTCCGTGACGCCTTCGCCCGCGCGCAGTCCCGGCCGCGCAAGAAGCTCGCGCTGATCCACAAGAACAACGTGCTGACCTTCGCGGGTCACCTGTGGACCAACATCTTCAACAAGGTGGCCGAGGAGTTCCCCGAGGTCACCACCGAGTACATGCACGTCGACGCGGCGACCATCTACCTGGTCACCCAGCCCGAGCGCTTCGACGTCATCGTCACCGACAACCTCTTCGGCGACATCATCACCGACCTCGCCGCGGCTGTCTCCGGCGGCATCGGCGTGGCGGCGAGCGGAAACATCAACCCGAGCGGGGACTTCCCGTCGATGTTCGAGCCGGTCCACGGTTCCGCGCCCGACATCGCCGGCCAGGGCAAGGCCGACCCCACCGCCACGGTCCTGTCCGTCGCCCTGCTCCTGCGCCACCTCGGCTACGACGCCGAGGCCGCCCGCATCGACGAGGCGGTCTCCGCCGACCTCGCGGAGCGCACCGGCAAGCCCGCCCGCAGCACGTCGGAGATCGGCGACGCGCTGGCCGTACGAGTAGCCGGCTGA
- a CDS encoding cytosine permease has translation MPMEQHGVDTIPDGERTSGPRDLVSILLGSNLCLGVIVFGWLPPSFGLDWWASVSSIVVGTVAGTALTAPLALISLRTATNLSTSSGAQFGVRGRLVGSVVGLLLALGYTALTVWIGGDVMIGVLGRLVGLPASGISYGVVYALLAAATVAGAVFGYRVLLAMSRVLAFGMTALLVLGVIAYAPHFTTGALPEAGGYLLGGFWPTWFLATVAAGLSGPIAFITLLGDYTRYISPARHSSRRVLHATWLGLSLGLLIPQLFGTFTAYAAGAALDYAGPLVSASPGWYLVPLLLAASAGSVGNAGLMLYSMGLDLDAILPRASRATATYTVAVIATACVFVGHYYSSAQDAMTSFVLLLTAVGTPWAVITLIGFARCRGLYDAEALQVFNRRARGGIYWYRAGWNIPATLAWALGATVGLLAVSLPSYEGPLLSVTGGVDCSFLLSGLVGGVAYVLLTIADATPVRERAAADSEATAALSVKAEG, from the coding sequence ATGCCGATGGAACAGCACGGAGTCGACACCATCCCCGACGGGGAACGCACGAGCGGGCCCCGGGATCTCGTCTCGATCCTGCTGGGGTCCAACCTCTGTCTCGGAGTGATCGTCTTCGGCTGGCTGCCGCCGTCGTTCGGCCTGGACTGGTGGGCGTCGGTGAGCTCGATCGTGGTGGGCACGGTGGCCGGCACGGCCCTGACCGCCCCGCTCGCCCTGATCTCGCTGCGCACGGCGACGAACCTGTCCACGTCCTCGGGCGCCCAGTTCGGCGTGCGGGGCCGCCTGGTCGGCTCGGTGGTCGGCCTGCTGCTGGCCCTCGGCTACACCGCCCTGACCGTGTGGATCGGCGGCGACGTGATGATCGGCGTGCTGGGCCGGCTGGTCGGACTGCCGGCGAGCGGGATCTCGTACGGCGTGGTCTACGCACTGCTGGCCGCGGCGACCGTCGCGGGCGCGGTGTTCGGCTACCGCGTGCTGCTCGCCATGTCCCGCGTCCTCGCGTTCGGCATGACGGCCCTGCTGGTCCTCGGCGTGATCGCCTACGCCCCGCACTTCACGACCGGCGCGCTGCCGGAGGCGGGCGGCTACCTGCTGGGCGGCTTCTGGCCCACCTGGTTCCTGGCGACGGTGGCCGCGGGCCTGTCCGGGCCGATCGCCTTCATCACCCTGCTCGGCGACTACACGCGCTACATCTCCCCGGCCCGCCACTCCTCACGCCGGGTACTGCACGCGACGTGGCTCGGCCTCTCCCTCGGCCTGCTGATCCCCCAGCTCTTCGGCACCTTCACGGCGTACGCGGCGGGCGCCGCCCTCGACTACGCCGGACCGCTGGTCTCCGCCTCCCCCGGCTGGTACCTGGTCCCCCTGCTGCTGGCCGCGTCGGCCGGGTCGGTCGGCAACGCGGGCCTGATGCTCTACTCCATGGGCCTCGACCTGGACGCCATCCTGCCGCGCGCCTCCCGGGCGACGGCGACGTACACGGTCGCGGTGATCGCCACCGCGTGTGTCTTCGTCGGCCACTACTACTCGTCCGCGCAGGACGCGATGACCTCCTTCGTCCTGCTGCTGACGGCGGTCGGCACCCCGTGGGCGGTCATCACCCTGATCGGCTTCGCCCGCTGCCGTGGCCTGTACGACGCGGAGGCCCTCCAGGTCTTCAACCGCCGGGCGCGGGGCGGGATCTACTGGTACCGGGCCGGCTGGAACATCCCGGCGACGTTGGCATGGGCACTGGGCGCGACGGTCGGCCTGCTCGCCGTCTCCCTCCCGTCGTACGAGGGGCCGCTGCTGTCCGTGACCGGCGGGGTGGACTGCAGTTTCCTGCTGTCGGGGCTGGTGGGGGGCGTGGCATACGTGCTGCTGACGATCGCCGACGCCACTCCCGTACGCGAAAGGGCCGCCGCGGACTCGGAGGCCACGGCGGCCCTGTCGGTGAAGGCCGAGGGCTAA
- the pruA gene encoding L-glutamate gamma-semialdehyde dehydrogenase yields MDAVTQVPTPVNEPVHGYAPGSPERARLEVKLKELAENPIDLPCTIGGERRLGGGERIDVVQPHNHKARLGTYGNATQQDAQDAIDAALAAAPAWRAMSFDDRAAIILRAAELLSGPWRETLAASTMLGQSKTAQQAEIDTPCELVDFWRFNVKYARDLLAEQPPANSPGVWNRLDHRPLEGFVYAITPFNFTAIAGNLPTAPALMGNVVVWKPSPTQTHAAVLLLQLLEEAGLPKGVINLVTGDGIEVSKVALEHRDLAGIHFTGSTKTFQYLWKTVGNNIEKYRSYPRIVGETGGKDFVVAHPSADKAVLKTALTRGAFEYQGQKCSATSRAYIPASIWNSGFKEDFAAEVDYITMGDVTDLSNFVGAVIDDRAFAKNKAAIDRAKQDPTCTIVAGGSYDDSVGYFVRPTVVECTDPENEVFTTEYFGPFLAVHVYEDDKYDEMLEQMESVSAYALTGSVISGDRAAAAYTMDKLRYAAGNFYINDKSTGAVVGQQPFGGGRASGTNDKAGAPQNLMRWTLTRAIKETLVAPTDYAYPHMG; encoded by the coding sequence ATGGACGCTGTGACCCAGGTCCCCACCCCCGTCAACGAGCCGGTGCACGGCTACGCCCCCGGCTCGCCCGAGCGTGCCCGGCTGGAGGTCAAGCTCAAGGAGCTGGCCGAGAACCCGATCGACCTGCCGTGCACCATCGGCGGCGAGCGGCGGCTGGGCGGTGGCGAGCGCATCGACGTCGTGCAGCCGCACAACCACAAGGCCCGCCTCGGCACCTACGGCAACGCCACCCAGCAGGACGCCCAGGACGCCATCGACGCGGCCCTCGCCGCCGCGCCGGCCTGGCGTGCGATGTCCTTCGACGACCGGGCGGCGATCATCCTGCGCGCCGCCGAGCTGCTGTCCGGACCGTGGCGCGAGACGCTGGCCGCCTCCACCATGCTCGGCCAGTCGAAGACCGCCCAGCAGGCCGAGATCGACACGCCCTGCGAGCTGGTCGACTTCTGGCGCTTCAACGTCAAGTACGCCCGTGACCTGCTCGCCGAGCAGCCCCCGGCGAACTCCCCGGGCGTGTGGAACCGCCTCGACCACCGCCCGCTGGAGGGCTTCGTCTACGCGATCACGCCGTTCAACTTCACGGCGATCGCGGGCAACCTGCCCACCGCGCCCGCCCTGATGGGCAACGTCGTGGTCTGGAAGCCGTCCCCGACCCAGACCCACGCCGCCGTGCTGCTGCTTCAGCTGCTGGAGGAGGCCGGTCTGCCCAAGGGCGTCATCAACCTCGTCACCGGCGACGGCATCGAGGTCTCCAAGGTCGCCCTGGAGCACCGCGACCTCGCCGGCATCCACTTCACCGGCTCGACCAAGACCTTCCAGTACCTGTGGAAGACGGTCGGCAACAACATCGAGAAGTACCGCTCCTACCCGCGCATCGTCGGCGAGACCGGCGGCAAGGACTTCGTCGTCGCGCACCCGAGCGCCGACAAGGCGGTCCTCAAGACCGCGCTGACCCGCGGTGCCTTCGAGTACCAGGGCCAGAAGTGCTCGGCGACCTCCCGGGCGTACATCCCGGCGTCGATCTGGAACTCCGGCTTCAAGGAGGACTTCGCGGCCGAGGTCGACTACATCACGATGGGCGATGTGACGGACCTGTCGAACTTCGTCGGCGCGGTCATCGACGACCGGGCGTTCGCCAAGAACAAGGCGGCGATCGACCGGGCGAAGCAGGACCCGACCTGCACGATCGTCGCGGGCGGCTCCTACGACGACTCGGTCGGCTACTTCGTCCGCCCGACCGTCGTCGAGTGCACCGACCCGGAGAACGAGGTCTTCACGACCGAGTACTTCGGCCCGTTCCTCGCCGTGCACGTCTACGAGGACGACAAGTACGACGAGATGCTGGAGCAGATGGAGTCGGTGTCCGCCTACGCGCTGACCGGCTCCGTCATCTCGGGCGACCGCGCGGCGGCGGCGTACACGATGGACAAGCTGCGCTACGCGGCCGGCAACTTCTACATCAACGACAAGTCGACCGGCGCCGTCGTCGGCCAGCAGCCCTTCGGCGGCGGCCGTGCCTCCGGCACCAACGACAAGGCCGGCGCCCCGCAGAACCTGATGCGCTGGACGCTGACCCGCGCCATCAAGGAGACGCTGGTCGCGCCGACCGACTACGCGTACCCGCACATGGGCTGA
- a CDS encoding branched-chain amino acid aminotransferase, with product MTTPTIELKPSASPLAAADREAILANPGFGRHFTDHMVTIKWTEGRGWHDGQLVPYAPLSLDPATMVLHYAQEIFEGLKAYRQPDGSVATFRPEKNAQRFQSSARRLGMPELPVETFIEACDALVSQDQAWVPAHGGEESLYLRPFMFATEVGLGVKPASEYLFIVIASPAGAYFPGGVKPVSIWVSEDHVRAVPGGMGDAKTGGNYAASLLAQAEAAAEGCAQVCYLDAVERKWVEELGGMNLYFVYGAASNEKPVIVTPSLTGSILEGVTRDSLLAVARDLGYEAEEGRISVDQWQRDAENGTLTEVFACGTAAVITPVGTVKRTGAQWHQGDGEPGELTMKLRQALLDVQRGKAEDKHGWMHKLG from the coding sequence ATGACGACGCCCACGATCGAGCTCAAGCCGTCCGCCAGCCCGCTCGCCGCCGCGGACCGCGAGGCGATACTGGCCAACCCCGGGTTCGGCCGCCACTTCACCGACCACATGGTGACGATCAAGTGGACCGAGGGCCGCGGCTGGCACGACGGCCAGCTCGTGCCGTACGCGCCGCTCTCCCTCGACCCCGCCACGATGGTCCTGCACTACGCGCAGGAGATCTTCGAGGGCCTCAAGGCCTACCGTCAGCCCGACGGGTCCGTCGCCACGTTCCGTCCCGAGAAGAACGCCCAGCGCTTCCAGTCCTCCGCCCGCCGGCTCGGCATGCCCGAGCTGCCGGTCGAGACGTTCATCGAGGCGTGCGACGCCCTGGTGAGCCAGGACCAGGCCTGGGTCCCGGCGCACGGCGGCGAGGAGTCCCTCTACCTGCGCCCGTTCATGTTCGCGACGGAGGTCGGCCTGGGCGTGAAGCCCGCGAGCGAGTACCTCTTCATCGTGATCGCCTCCCCGGCCGGCGCCTACTTCCCGGGCGGCGTCAAGCCGGTGTCCATCTGGGTCTCCGAGGACCACGTCCGCGCGGTGCCCGGCGGCATGGGCGACGCCAAGACGGGCGGCAACTACGCGGCCTCACTGCTGGCCCAGGCCGAGGCCGCCGCCGAGGGCTGCGCCCAGGTCTGCTACCTGGACGCGGTCGAGCGCAAGTGGGTCGAGGAACTCGGCGGCATGAACCTGTACTTCGTGTACGGCGCTGCGTCCAATGAGAAGCCGGTGATCGTCACCCCGTCCCTCACCGGCTCCATCCTGGAGGGCGTCACCCGCGACTCCCTCCTGGCCGTCGCCCGTGACCTCGGCTACGAGGCCGAGGAGGGCCGCATCTCCGTCGACCAGTGGCAGCGCGACGCGGAGAACGGCACCCTCACCGAGGTCTTCGCCTGCGGTACGGCCGCCGTCATCACCCCGGTCGGCACTGTGAAGCGCACCGGCGCGCAGTGGCACCAGGGCGACGGCGAGCCCGGCGAGCTCACGATGAAGCTGCGCCAGGCCCTTCTCGACGTCCAGCGGGGCAAGGCCGAGGACAAGCACGGCTGGATGCACAAGCTGGGTTAG
- a CDS encoding purple acid phosphatase family protein has product MDLPDFGIPPQLARRMSMAEQHEYLRTKLTRRRTLVTAGAVAGGLLTGCSGSGSGTPGAKPSVSAPASTLTKVPGSAVTPFGRHLAFGADPKSQMRISWQVPAAVKKPYVRIGLRPDDLSRRIDAEIRDLYTPELQGIRAALEQYYVHAALDSLRPGTTYYYGVGHDGFDPAAPKNRATIASFRTAPASPETFTFTAFGDQGVSEAAATNDKLLLGQNPAFHLHAGDICYANVKGLGKESDAYDPGFWDGYLKQTESVARSVPWMVTTGNHDMEAWYSPDGYGGQLARWSLPDSGFDSRTAPGVYSFTYGNVGVVALDANDVSYEIPANRGHTDGRQTKWLDARLGELRAAKGVDFIVVFFHHCAYSTSSHASDGGVRAEWVPLFARHQVDLVINGHNHVYERTDAIKNGEVGRQVPIGAATDPTRDGIVYVTAGGGGKELYGFPAGVEESYEGHVTERESVDTFKWTKSRDTKAESVQWSRVRYRGFSFLTVEAEGGTKPRLKVSALAQNGERIDHFEVQRGR; this is encoded by the coding sequence ATGGACCTCCCCGACTTCGGCATCCCGCCCCAGCTCGCCCGCCGTATGAGCATGGCGGAACAGCACGAGTACCTGCGCACGAAACTGACCCGGCGCCGCACGCTGGTGACGGCGGGCGCGGTGGCGGGCGGTCTGCTGACGGGCTGCTCGGGGTCGGGGTCGGGCACGCCCGGTGCGAAGCCCTCCGTGTCGGCGCCCGCGTCCACCCTCACGAAGGTGCCGGGCTCCGCCGTCACCCCGTTCGGCCGCCATCTCGCCTTCGGCGCCGACCCGAAGTCGCAGATGCGGATCTCCTGGCAGGTACCGGCCGCGGTGAAGAAGCCGTACGTCCGGATCGGCCTGCGTCCGGACGACCTCAGCCGCAGGATCGACGCCGAGATCCGCGATCTGTACACCCCCGAACTGCAGGGCATCCGCGCGGCGTTGGAGCAGTACTACGTCCACGCGGCACTGGACTCGCTGCGCCCCGGCACGACGTACTACTACGGCGTGGGCCATGACGGCTTCGACCCGGCGGCGCCGAAGAACCGCGCGACGATCGCCTCCTTCCGCACGGCTCCCGCGAGCCCGGAGACCTTCACCTTCACGGCCTTCGGCGACCAGGGCGTCAGCGAGGCGGCCGCCACCAACGACAAACTCCTGCTGGGCCAGAACCCGGCCTTCCACCTGCACGCCGGCGACATCTGCTACGCGAACGTCAAGGGACTGGGCAAGGAGTCGGACGCCTACGACCCCGGCTTCTGGGACGGTTACCTCAAGCAGACCGAGTCGGTGGCCAGGTCGGTGCCGTGGATGGTGACGACCGGCAACCACGACATGGAGGCCTGGTACTCGCCGGACGGCTACGGCGGCCAGCTGGCCCGCTGGTCCCTGCCGGACAGCGGCTTCGATTCCCGTACGGCCCCGGGCGTGTACTCCTTCACCTACGGCAACGTCGGCGTCGTGGCGCTGGACGCGAACGACGTGTCGTACGAGATTCCCGCCAACCGGGGCCACACGGACGGCCGTCAGACCAAGTGGCTGGACGCGCGGCTCGGTGAGCTGCGGGCGGCGAAGGGCGTCGACTTCATCGTCGTCTTCTTCCACCACTGCGCCTACTCGACGTCCTCGCACGCGTCCGACGGGGGTGTGCGGGCCGAGTGGGTGCCGCTGTTCGCCCGGCACCAGGTGGACCTGGTGATCAACGGGCACAACCACGTCTACGAGCGGACGGACGCCATCAAGAACGGCGAGGTCGGCAGGCAGGTGCCCATCGGCGCCGCCACGGACCCGACGCGGGACGGCATCGTGTACGTCACCGCGGGCGGGGGCGGCAAAGAGCTGTACGGCTTCCCGGCGGGCGTCGAGGAGAGCTACGAGGGGCATGTGACCGAGCGGGAGTCGGTCGACACCTTCAAGTGGACCAAGTCACGCGACACCAAGGCGGAGAGCGTGCAGTGGTCGCGGGTGCGCTACCGGGGCTTCTCCTTCCTCACGGTGGAGGCGGAGGGCGGCACGAAGCCCCGGCTCAAGGTGTCGGCACTGGCCCAGAACGGGGAGCGCATCGACCACTTCGAGGTGCAGCGCGGCAGGTGA